The following proteins come from a genomic window of Pelagicoccus albus:
- a CDS encoding glycogen/starch/alpha-glucan phosphorylase encodes MSNVAKKKPAAKKAAKKSPESSPQGMKQAILDHLKYTLAHNASGATKRDWWICISLAVRDRIVDNMIKTQQTHFEKNVRRCYYLSMEYLMGRMLVNNMYSAGIYDEARKAAEELGVDWDEICEEELDMGLGNGGLGRLAACFLDSLATLDLPAVGYGIYYEYGLFKQAFENGHQIEMPDSWKMFGTPWDIVRPEYTQTLKLYGNVETQFDEKGDPHPVWVNTRTIQGVPYDIPIAGYDTKTVNFLRLWSSRSSEEFDLDEFNKGDYVEAVREKAIGETISKVLYPNDKTENGKELRLVQQYFFVSCSLHDIVRRYFKNNEGWDGFADKVAIQLNDTHPAIGVAELMRILVDEQGLEWEKAWEISTKTFAYTNHTLLPEALEKWSVPLFEKVLPRHLQIIYEINRRLMEQVEARWPGDNWMKRDLSLIEEGHPKMIRMAHLAVVGSHTVNGVAAIHSELLKSVLFPSFNAMYPGKFTNMTNGITPRRWLLACNPKLSKFIDAAGISKDWPKNLDALKGLEKFADDKKFQDSYMKIKYENKVALAETIKELCDVEVDPNALFDVQIKRLHEYKRQHLNLLHILTLYRRLLHNPDLDIAPRVFIFGAKAAPGYYLAKTIIKAINSVGKMINEDERIKGKLKVVFLPNYRVSLAAKIIPAADLSEQISTAGKEASGTGNMKLALNGALTVGTLDGANIEIGEEVGDDNIFIFGMEVEDVQKLDVEGYDPASYYHADEELKAVVDWIGSSYFTPDEPNVLESLKHSLLDGGDPFKVLADYRSYIECQDKVGEAFKDTSRWAKMAILNTARVGKFSTDRTISEYADQIWNLPPVPVK; translated from the coding sequence ATGAGTAACGTTGCTAAAAAGAAACCTGCTGCTAAGAAAGCTGCCAAGAAATCACCTGAAAGCAGTCCTCAAGGGATGAAACAGGCGATTCTAGACCACCTGAAATATACACTTGCTCACAATGCGTCCGGAGCGACGAAGCGTGACTGGTGGATCTGTATCTCTCTCGCTGTTCGCGACCGGATCGTGGACAACATGATCAAGACGCAGCAGACGCATTTCGAAAAGAACGTTCGCCGCTGTTACTATCTCTCAATGGAGTACCTCATGGGTCGCATGTTGGTAAACAACATGTACAGCGCGGGGATTTACGACGAGGCTCGCAAAGCCGCAGAAGAGCTCGGAGTCGATTGGGATGAAATCTGTGAAGAAGAGCTCGACATGGGCTTGGGCAACGGTGGTCTCGGCCGTTTGGCGGCCTGTTTCTTGGATTCACTTGCGACTCTGGATCTACCAGCGGTTGGATACGGCATCTATTACGAATACGGCTTGTTCAAGCAGGCGTTCGAAAATGGTCACCAGATCGAAATGCCTGACTCTTGGAAGATGTTCGGCACTCCATGGGATATCGTCCGTCCGGAATACACCCAGACTTTGAAGCTCTACGGTAACGTGGAGACTCAGTTCGACGAGAAGGGTGACCCTCATCCAGTCTGGGTAAACACTCGCACCATCCAAGGCGTCCCCTACGATATACCAATCGCTGGATACGACACCAAGACAGTTAATTTCCTCCGTCTCTGGTCGTCGCGTTCCTCCGAAGAATTTGACTTGGACGAATTCAACAAGGGTGACTACGTGGAAGCGGTTCGCGAGAAGGCGATCGGTGAAACTATCTCCAAGGTTCTGTATCCAAACGATAAGACAGAAAATGGTAAGGAGCTACGTCTCGTACAGCAGTACTTCTTCGTTTCCTGTTCTTTGCATGATATCGTACGTCGCTACTTCAAGAACAACGAAGGATGGGATGGATTTGCCGATAAAGTTGCGATCCAGCTCAACGATACGCACCCAGCTATCGGTGTTGCGGAATTGATGAGAATCCTCGTCGACGAACAAGGACTCGAGTGGGAAAAGGCGTGGGAGATTAGCACCAAGACTTTTGCCTACACCAACCACACCTTGCTTCCAGAGGCTCTTGAAAAGTGGAGCGTACCTCTCTTCGAGAAGGTGCTGCCACGTCACCTGCAGATCATTTACGAGATCAACCGCCGCTTGATGGAGCAAGTCGAAGCCCGCTGGCCTGGCGACAATTGGATGAAGCGCGATCTTTCCCTAATCGAAGAAGGTCATCCGAAAATGATCCGCATGGCGCACCTTGCGGTTGTGGGAAGCCACACAGTGAACGGGGTGGCGGCCATCCACTCGGAACTGCTGAAGTCTGTTCTATTCCCAAGCTTCAATGCCATGTATCCTGGCAAGTTCACGAACATGACCAATGGTATCACGCCGCGCCGCTGGCTCTTGGCCTGTAATCCGAAGCTCTCGAAGTTCATCGATGCGGCTGGCATCTCCAAGGATTGGCCTAAGAATTTGGACGCGTTGAAGGGCTTGGAAAAATTCGCAGACGACAAGAAGTTCCAAGACTCGTATATGAAAATCAAATACGAGAACAAGGTGGCCCTCGCGGAAACCATCAAGGAGCTTTGTGATGTGGAGGTGGATCCAAACGCGTTGTTCGACGTTCAGATTAAGCGTCTACACGAGTACAAGCGTCAGCATCTCAATCTGCTGCACATCCTGACCCTCTACCGTCGTCTTCTACACAATCCAGATTTGGATATCGCTCCACGCGTATTCATCTTTGGAGCGAAGGCCGCTCCGGGTTATTATTTGGCCAAGACGATCATCAAGGCCATCAATTCGGTCGGGAAGATGATCAACGAAGACGAGCGAATCAAAGGAAAGCTCAAGGTCGTGTTCCTCCCCAACTACCGAGTTTCCTTGGCTGCCAAGATTATCCCAGCTGCGGATTTGTCGGAGCAGATTTCGACTGCGGGCAAGGAAGCATCTGGCACCGGCAACATGAAGTTGGCCCTCAATGGAGCTCTCACGGTAGGCACTCTGGATGGAGCGAACATCGAGATCGGCGAAGAAGTGGGGGACGACAACATCTTCATTTTCGGTATGGAAGTGGAAGATGTGCAGAAGCTAGATGTCGAGGGCTACGATCCAGCCAGCTACTATCATGCTGACGAGGAGCTTAAGGCGGTCGTGGACTGGATCGGTTCCAGTTACTTCACGCCGGATGAGCCAAATGTGCTCGAATCATTGAAGCACAGCCTTCTAGACGGTGGCGATCCCTTCAAGGTTTTGGCGGACTATCGCTCCTACATCGAGTGTCAGGACAAGGTTGGCGAAGCGTTCAAGGACACCTCCCGTTGGGCAAAAATGGCCATCCTCAATACTGCTCGCGTCGGCAAGTTCTCCACGGACCGCACAATCAGCGAATACGCGGACCAAATCTGGAACCTGCCACCTGTACCGGTCAAGTAG